The Macrobrachium nipponense isolate FS-2020 chromosome 44, ASM1510439v2, whole genome shotgun sequence genome contains the following window.
CAACAGAAGTGAAGTAGGTTCCAACGATGCTTCTTTCGAGTCGAGGTGGGATTCTCTGAATGGTGGGAACAAAAAGCAAACGCAAGTGTTCACTGTCCGTCCGCCTGGATGGGAGGACGTTGACCAACATGTGAGGCCAAAGAGAAAAAAGCCAGTCAAGAAAAACCCAAGTTTTTGCCCATCGTTTACAATTAATGACGCTTCAAAATGCAGCTTAGAACCAAAGGCATCTGCTGACATCCGCCCCCTTTCTCCTCCTCGAACTGCTAGCGCAGAAGTTCCGCGCGTGACTACTATTGGTCCTGTCAGCAACAACAACACGCATGATGCTTTCAACATGACTGAGTTATCTGCCAATGTTGACAGTGTTACTATGGGTTCTTTCTTGCAAGAAAAAGTGCAGTTTTCGATGTCAAATCTTGCTCCTCATTCAGCTTCAAACTCCCCGACCCGGACCCCATCACAGTCATCAACCTCTGGAATTACAGATCGACATCTTTGGGCTTCGACAGACAGCTTTATATGTGAAGACTTCTCATTTTGCAAAGGCGTCCCACCAAATAAACCTCAGGAAGAGAGACTATCACAACATTCTCCTCCAAGATCCTTTTCTCAAGTGTTACTGCATCCACAAAACATGAATGAACAACATCTCACAGGTCATGATGATTTGTATGAGGATTTAGATGGGGAATCTTCCTTTAAAACGTCTTTTGATCGGATATGCCTGGAAACAGAGGGTGCAAGTTACAGTTCTATACATACTGCAAACTCTAACAACAATGTAATAGGTTTCGAAGCATCGTGCCATTTAGATGCTGGAAACATAACTGAAGGAGATTCTAGTTTCTCGGCGGCATCCAACTGCATAGCATCCCAAATAGAGCCAACCTGCCAGGAGGTGTCTTGTTCTCCTTACGGGATCAAAGAGGATTCTACCCGTGACAACTGGATCAGGTTTGATTGTGAATCTCTGAACAACTTAGCCGGATCTTCTACTGGCGTTAGCTATGACAGTGCTGGGAGCACAATCTCTAAAACTGATGACATTGATTTTGTGCACCAGTCAAATTTTGATATGTACGACGGGAACCCATCAGAGCCTGTCACTTCACCTACCTCACCTGTATTGCATAGACATTTTAGTGGTAGTACGCTTAACCTTGTGGAACCCCGTTTGCACCAAACACCTGAGATTTATAAAGGCCAGCTAGTTAGACATTATTCAATTAGAGGTAAGCGGGCTGGCAAACGAGTCACTAGAACTGTTAGTCAAAAAATGAAACCACCTGAATATGGAAAGCTCACTGAACCTGTTGCCCCCCGGTTTTCGAAGGCTGCTCTTACTATGGTTTCTGGCCCAGGGTTGTTTGAACAAAATACTCTGCCAATAGACAAAACAGTAGACACTGAGGAAGATGCTCAAGTCGAAGAAACAGAGACAGAACAAATACTAGAATTGCCAACACTGACTGAGGGCAGTTCAGACTTTAATCAAACAAACAACTCGACTCTCTCTCCCGGCTTGCCAAACAGAGCCGGATCACTAAGGGTGCCGCGTCTACCAAGCATATTCTTGCGCCGATCTGTATCTCTCAATGCGCCCAAAGTGAGCAGAGGTGAAGTGCCATTCCAGCGATTGCCCGAAAGGAAAGGCTCTTTCAGGAAGGCTATGGGTGCAATCGCTAGAAGTTTCCGACGAAGACCCGGAGAGAGAGTTCAGGCCAATGAGCTGTCGAGTCACATCGCAGAAAGGGCTTCTGGTAGCGCCATTCCCCCGCGTTTACATCGTAGTGGAAGCACAGGGTCTTCTTTCAGACAGACACCAAAGGCACCTAGGCTGCCTCGCAGAACCATTAGCCACAAGCAGATTTCGCCAAATGAACCAAAATGAAAGTCTGATGACCTCGTGTAGTGTTGGtgccaattttatttttattgttactgttgCTGTTGGCATTGCTTAATTACCGTTAACATCAGTTTTTTCTACAAACATGGTCATTCTTATTATTCTGAAAGCAATGCACATTTATGATGAACACTATATGATCATTCCAAATCAAAATTAGATTAAAGGTAAAATTAACTGCAAAACAAAAGTTGATTAGCATCACAAGGAAAAACGCATGTTAGTGATAATTTATGCACAGTAACTAGAGACCCCTTTTTAAGTATCCCTGCTCGAAAATATATGAAATCGAATTAGCAACAAAAAAAAGCGACCTGGGGACGAATATACCCACGCTCATACGCGTGTATGTATTGAGAAGCCTTTGCATTTTTTCGTCATtctaaaatatgttaaaaaaaaatccacatttacattttaacgttacactgatgaggaacaccgttcaggtattcgaaagtctttgtttttttacatagaaatatattttgatatataattgtggattttttaacaatttgtttttacgagactgaatttcttaacaagcaaaatatatttcCTCGGGTCACCTAACGCTGtgttttaagtgtatatatatatatatatatatatatatatatatatatatatatatataatatatatatgtgtgtgtgtgtgtgtgtgtgtgtgtgtgtgtaaactactCTTGTAAATGAAACTGGGAAATATCAGGAAAAAGTTATATTTCCCGAATAGCTCTGTATCTTTTGAGGCAGCAATGCTCTTGGTACTGTAATATATGATGGCTTTACGTACATCAGAAGAAGCTTTTAGATACCAAGCAATTATGGAATATGGGGCACATAAGATTCCAGCTAAAGGTTGGGATATGGAATGCGAGACTTTGAAATAAGATGTAATAAGCtctagtcaatttcactcagttCCCATGACGTTTGGGATGGATGTTATCAGTGTTCTTAATTAAAACTGCTTGAAACCTCTGAACTTTTAAATAGAACATTCCTCCCTTGTTGTGATATTTCCTGGTTTATAAGGGGGGCTGGTACTACTCATATAACCACAGTAAACAcatcttcctcaaaaataaatgacaattttTATCTGTATATCCCAATGATTGATGGTGTTCAGCTTTTCTCTGTGAAGGGTTTTAGTTCTGTTAAACCCACGAAAGATGTATTGTATTTCCTGCACTATGATTTTTCCCTTGAACATCAGTGATGGTGGCCCCAGTGCTATTTGTGTACTCGATTCAAAAG
Protein-coding sequences here:
- the LOC135204050 gene encoding uncharacterized protein LOC135204050, which encodes MWINLSRQQSTKRSSPQMPAAAHSSIPPPGPPSRPERRKSGENKKSEKEKPNNQSVSKERTKSPLSAHQSPEFIAGNYGSPSVGARNAWGSPTRSQNETAAAAAATKPDRGPWNRDARNRKSFRFSGHITDSGADRNVLPLWLEETSGARQSGQNFNSNRSEVGSNDASFESRWDSLNGGNKKQTQVFTVRPPGWEDVDQHVRPKRKKPVKKNPSFCPSFTINDASKCSLEPKASADIRPLSPPRTASAEVPRVTTIGPVSNNNTHDAFNMTELSANVDSVTMGSFLQEKVQFSMSNLAPHSASNSPTRTPSQSSTSGITDRHLWASTDSFICEDFSFCKGVPPNKPQEERLSQHSPPRSFSQVLLHPQNMNEQHLTGHDDLYEDLDGESSFKTSFDRICLETEGASYSSIHTANSNNNVIGFEASCHLDAGNITEGDSSFSAASNCIASQIEPTCQEVSCSPYGIKEDSTRDNWIRFDCESLNNLAGSSTGVSYDSAGSTISKTDDIDFVHQSNFDMYDGNPSEPVTSPTSPVLHRHFSGSTLNLVEPRLHQTPEIYKGQLVRHYSIRGKRAGKRVTRTVSQKMKPPEYGKLTEPVAPRFSKAALTMVSGPGLFEQNTLPIDKTVDTEEDAQVEETETEQILELPTLTEGSSDFNQTNNSTLSPGLPNRAGSLRVPRLPSIFLRRSVSLNAPKVSRGEVPFQRLPERKGSFRKAMGAIARSFRRRPGERVQANELSSHIAERASGSAIPPRLHRSGSTGSSFRQTPKAPRLPRRTISHKQISPNEPK